A portion of the Gammaproteobacteria bacterium genome contains these proteins:
- a CDS encoding site-specific integrase, translated as MDPCQQARFDSFYDRLLLALKLQGKRPKTVDAYSRAVRRVGAFVDRCPDDLSADELRHYFAQLIDSHSWSTVKLDRCGLQFFFSHVLQREWDWLRIVKPPQVHRLPDILSQAEVVALLRCTRRLRYRAFLLLTYSLGLRLGEALNLQVSDIDGVGGWVHVRDGKGGRDRRVPLPRLTLYTLRRLWSCHHHPRLLFPNPVGDIANATTPMDRGGVQAALKAALRDAGIHRRIGVHSLRHSYATHLLEAGVDLREIQALLGHQSPLTTARYTQLTEATGANARAGIERMMATLSELWSRPS; from the coding sequence ATGGACCCGTGCCAACAAGCGCGCTTTGATTCGTTCTACGACCGCCTGCTGCTTGCGCTGAAACTGCAGGGCAAGCGCCCCAAGACCGTCGACGCCTACAGCCGGGCCGTGCGCCGGGTCGGGGCGTTTGTCGACCGCTGTCCGGACGATCTCTCCGCCGATGAGCTGCGGCACTACTTCGCCCAGCTGATCGATTCGCACTCCTGGAGCACGGTCAAGCTCGACCGTTGCGGGCTGCAGTTCTTCTTCTCCCACGTGCTGCAGCGCGAATGGGACTGGCTGCGCATCGTCAAACCGCCGCAGGTTCACCGGCTGCCCGACATCCTGTCGCAGGCCGAAGTGGTCGCCCTGCTGCGCTGCACCCGGCGGCTGCGTTATCGGGCCTTCTTACTGCTCACCTACAGCCTCGGACTGCGGCTGGGCGAGGCGCTCAATCTGCAGGTCAGCGACATCGATGGCGTCGGCGGTTGGGTGCATGTGCGCGATGGCAAGGGCGGGCGGGATCGCCGCGTGCCGCTGCCGCGGCTGACGCTATACACGCTGCGTCGCCTGTGGTCCTGCCATCACCATCCACGGCTGCTGTTTCCCAACCCCGTGGGCGACATCGCCAACGCCACCACGCCGATGGATCGCGGCGGCGTCCAGGCCGCGCTCAAGGCCGCGCTCCGCGACGCCGGCATCCACCGCCGCATCGGCGTCCACAGCCTGCGCCACAGCTACGCCACCCATCTGCTGGAAGCCGGCGTCGACCTGCGCGAAATCCAGGCCCTGCTCGGCCATCAAAGCCCGCTCACCACCGCCCGCTATACCCAGCTCACCGAGGCCACCGGCGCCAATGCGCGCGCCGGCATCGAGCGCATGATGGCCACCTTGAGCGAACTGTGGAGCCGCCCGTCATGA